The Starkeya sp. ORNL1 DNA window ACGAAGACGCGCAGCCGGCTGCTCAAGTGCCGGTTGGGCGAATAGACCACATAGATCACGACGCTCTCGGCCTTCCAGTCCGGCAAGATGTGCGTGAGCGTGCCGGCGGCAATCTGGTCCTGCACCATGAACACCGGCATCTGCGCCACGCCGAGACCGGCGAGCCCGGAAGTGACATAGGCGACGGAATCGTTCACCGAGAGCGCGTGCGGCGGGGTGAACTCGTAATACTCATTGCCCCGCGCGAAGCTGAACGGGAAGTTCCGCCCGGTGCGCGGGCTGAAGAAATTCACCGAGCGGTGGCCGTTCTCCAGGTCGTGCGGATGCTTCGGCTCGCCATGGCGGGCGAGATAGGCCGGCGTCGCGCAGGTGATCAGCTCGATTTCGGCGATGCGCCGCGCGATCAGTGTCGGATCCAACAGTTCCCCACCACGGATTGCGACATCGACATTCTCGCCGATCAGGTCGACCGGCCGGTCGGAAACGCCGAGGTCGATCTGGATATCGGGATAGCGTTCGTGGAAATCCGCCAGCGCCGGAATGATGATGTGCAGCGCCAGGGCGGTGCCGACATCGACCCTGAGCCGGCCCTGCGGGCTCGCCTGCGAGCGCGCCATGCTGCCGTCGAGCTCGTCGAGATCGTTCAGCAAAGCGACAGCTCGCTCGTAATAGGCAGCTCCGTCCGGCGTCACCCCGACCCGGCGCGTGGTGCGGTTCAGGAGCTGCGTACGCAAATGCGATTCGAGCTGTTGTACCAGTTTGGTGAGCGTCGGCTTCGGCATGTCGAGCAGGTCGGCGGCGCGCGTGAAGGTGCCGGCCTCGACCACCCGCACGAACGCCCGCATTGCAGCAATCTGGTCCATGGCACCTCCGTGCCGCTTCGGAAAGCACCGGGTTATGGCGCTATTATTTCCATATGTGAATAATGTTATCACTCCTTTTGTATTTATTCGCGCCGCCGTTGCGCCTAGTTTCCGCCGCATCGCAACATGAGGGGCCAGACTGTCTGGCTCGCGGGGCGGGTATCATGTCGTTGAGCGTGCCTGGGAACTGGACCGAGGACAGCCTGCGCATCGGCGAGAACGCCGAGCTGCGCGTGCGCGTCTATCGTGCCGCCGGCACGCCGCGCTCGGCGCCACTGGTGTTCCATCTGCACAGCGGCGCCTTTGTTGCCGGTTGCCTCGCCTGTGGCGAGCCGGTGGCATCGCTGATCGCCAGCGCCGGCGCTACCGTGGTGTCCGCCGACTATCCGCTGGCGCCCGAGCATCGCTTCCCCGAGGCGCTGAACCTCACCTTCGCCGGGCTGCGCGCACTCTATAAGGAGCGGGCGAAATGGGCGGGCCGCGGCTCGCCGCTGTTCGTCGCCGGCGAAGAGGCCGGCGCCAACATCGCTGCCGCGCTCGCCTTGATGGCGCGCGACCAGGGTGCGCCGCCGCTCGCCGGGCAGATCCTGCTCTCGCCGATGCTCGACCCCTGCCTCTCCACGCGCTCGATCCGTGATGCGCAGGCCGGCTCGGTCGGCTGCAAATGGGCGGATGGCTGGCACCGCTATCTCGGCACTGCCGACAAGGGCGCGCACCCTTACGCCGCGCCGCTCGGCTCGCGCCGCCTGCAGAATCTGGCGCCGGCGCTGGTCGTCACCGCCGACGACGATCCGCTGCGTGACGAGAGCGTCGCCTACGCCAAGCGGCTTGTCGCCTGCGAGGTCGATGTCCGCGAAATCGTGTTGCCGGGGCCGACCAATTGGCCGGACGCTCTCGGCCTTCGACCCAATGTCGAGCCTGACTGGATGGGTCCGGTCGGCCGGCTGATCACCGAATTCCTGGCGGATCCGCTCGGGTCCGCCGCATCCGTACATACCGAACACAGCATTCGGGCCTGAGGGCCGGGAGAATCCTGATGAGCACCAAGTCACTTCGCAGTCGCCTGCTCGGCACCGGCCTTGCCCTCAGCCTCACCGTCGGCATGGGCGGCGCGTTCCTCGTCAGCTGGCCGAGCCAGGTGGCGCAGGCGACCGACCCCGCCCCCGCCGCCGCCCCGCAAGGCACCCCGGTCTCGGTCTCGGTGGTGCAACCGCGCGACGCCATGTCCTGGGATGAGTTCTCCGGTCGCCTCGAGGCGGTGGAGCGCGTCGATGTTCGCTCGCGCGTCGCCGGTGCGGTCGAGATCGTGCATTTCCGCGAGGGCGCGCTGGTCAAGGCGGGCGACCTGCTCGTCACCATCGACCAGGAACCCTTCAAGGCCGAGCTCGACGGCGCCGAGGCCCAGGCCGCCGCCGCCGAGGCGCGGGTGTCGCTGACCAAGAACGAACTCGAGCGCGGCCAGCGCCTGGTCGACGCCAGGGTGGTGTCGGTGCAGGATCTCGATAACCGCACCAACAACTACAAGGAGGCGCAGGCCAATCTGCGCGCCGCCCAGGCTGCGGTGCAGACCGCCAAGCTGAATCTCGGCTATACCGAGGTCCGCGCCCCGGTCGCCGGTCGCGTCGGCCGGCTGGAGATCACCGTCGGCAATCTCGTCGCCGCCGGCCCTGGCGCGCCGGTACTGACCAATCTGGTCTCGGTCGATCCGATCTATGTCAGCTTCAATGCGGATGAAGAGGCGGTCAATCGGGCGATGACCTCGCTCGGCGAGGCAGCCGGCTCGACCGACGCCTTCGCCCGCATCCCTGTGGAGATCACCACCGCGACCAGCGGCAAGTCGGTGCGCGGCCATCTCCAGCTGGTCGACAATCAGGTCGATGCCTCGACCGGCACCTTCCGCATGCGCGCGGTATTCGACAATCCCGACGGGCGACTGATCCCGGGGCAGTTCGCCCGGGTGAAGATGGGTCGCGCCAAGACCGAGCCGGCGCTGGTCATCAATGAGCGTGCGGTCGGCACCGACCAGGACAAGAAGTTCGTCTTCGTGGTCGATGGCGACAGCAAGGCAGCCTATCGCGAGGTCAAGCTCGGCCCGCCCGCCGACAATCTCCGCGTGGTCGCCAGCGGCCTGAAGGCCGGCGAGCGCATCGTCGTGAACGGGTTGCAGCGCGTACGCCCGGGTGCCCTGCTCGCGCCCCAGGAAGTGCCGATGGACGCCGCCAGCGCCGCCACGCAGGACAAGACCAAGGTGGCGGGGGGCTGATCGCCCCTCGCCTTCCACTTTCAACACGCTGAACTCGCCCCCTTCCGGGGGCTGCTCCCTAGAGCCCCTTCCGGTCGGATGGAACATCCGAGCGATAAGAAAGGGCTCTAGATTCAATAGACTGGAGCATTTCCCCTTCGATCGGATCAGTCCATCCGATCGGGAAATGCTCGGGGGAGACGGTTATGAACTTGTCCAAATTCTTCATCGACCGACCGATTTTCGCGGGCGTGCTGTCGATCCTGATCTTCGTCGCCGGCCTGCTGGCGCTGCGCGTCATGCCGATCTCCGAATATCCGGAGGTGGTGCCGCCGCAGGTGATCGTGCGCGCCACCTATCCGGGCGCCAATCCGAAGGTCATCGCCGCCACGGTCGCCACCCCGATCGAGGAGCAGATCAACGGCGTCGAGGACATGCTCTACATGTCCAGCCAGGCGACGACCGACGGCGTGATGACGCTGACCGTCACCTTCAAGCTCGGCACCGACCCGGACAAGGCGACGCAGCTGGTGCAGAACCGCGTCGCGCAGGCCGAGCCGCGCCTGCCCGAGGAAGTCCGCAGCCTCGGCATCACCACGGCGAAAAGCTCGCCGAACTTCATCATGGTGGTGCATCTGATCTCGCCGAACGACCGGTACGACATCACCTATCTGCGCAATTACGGCGTGCTGAACGTCAAGGACCGGCTGGCGCGCATCCCCGGCGTCGGCCA harbors:
- a CDS encoding efflux RND transporter periplasmic adaptor subunit, with the protein product MSTKSLRSRLLGTGLALSLTVGMGGAFLVSWPSQVAQATDPAPAAAPQGTPVSVSVVQPRDAMSWDEFSGRLEAVERVDVRSRVAGAVEIVHFREGALVKAGDLLVTIDQEPFKAELDGAEAQAAAAEARVSLTKNELERGQRLVDARVVSVQDLDNRTNNYKEAQANLRAAQAAVQTAKLNLGYTEVRAPVAGRVGRLEITVGNLVAAGPGAPVLTNLVSVDPIYVSFNADEEAVNRAMTSLGEAAGSTDAFARIPVEITTATSGKSVRGHLQLVDNQVDASTGTFRMRAVFDNPDGRLIPGQFARVKMGRAKTEPALVINERAVGTDQDKKFVFVVDGDSKAAYREVKLGPPADNLRVVASGLKAGERIVVNGLQRVRPGALLAPQEVPMDAASAATQDKTKVAGG
- a CDS encoding LysR family transcriptional regulator — its product is MDQIAAMRAFVRVVEAGTFTRAADLLDMPKPTLTKLVQQLESHLRTQLLNRTTRRVGVTPDGAAYYERAVALLNDLDELDGSMARSQASPQGRLRVDVGTALALHIIIPALADFHERYPDIQIDLGVSDRPVDLIGENVDVAIRGGELLDPTLIARRIAEIELITCATPAYLARHGEPKHPHDLENGHRSVNFFSPRTGRNFPFSFARGNEYYEFTPPHALSVNDSVAYVTSGLAGLGVAQMPVFMVQDQIAAGTLTHILPDWKAESVVIYVVYSPNRHLSSRLRVFVDWIAEIFSTSAVLRRR
- a CDS encoding alpha/beta hydrolase fold domain-containing protein; the protein is MSLSVPGNWTEDSLRIGENAELRVRVYRAAGTPRSAPLVFHLHSGAFVAGCLACGEPVASLIASAGATVVSADYPLAPEHRFPEALNLTFAGLRALYKERAKWAGRGSPLFVAGEEAGANIAAALALMARDQGAPPLAGQILLSPMLDPCLSTRSIRDAQAGSVGCKWADGWHRYLGTADKGAHPYAAPLGSRRLQNLAPALVVTADDDPLRDESVAYAKRLVACEVDVREIVLPGPTNWPDALGLRPNVEPDWMGPVGRLITEFLADPLGSAASVHTEHSIRA